A window of the Candidatus Binatia bacterium genome harbors these coding sequences:
- a CDS encoding DUF4397 domain-containing protein, whose amino-acid sequence MNYSGNLQRLIGLAIAAALCTGCSGPGGSGLLTPQGAAAAQAPMVKPGAMGQASLRAIHGSPDAGAVDIYVYSKGAKRPKQPTIANAQYPQITDFLSVPAGAYTVDVVKFGSMGPAVASEDVRLKGGASYSVVVAGQVSAQTLRFVNFVEPNESSSETALVVHHASPYVQQVLNGPVAVGVYDAAQKVPPEVSTVFEFALAKGTSGPAKSGKVSGGEFFLSPLPSTLPKSVGFAAGAPGASGMFAPLIAANITGLAKGLKHKTDSEKALLGDKSSEIPSDAHLSVFAIDTKSAARLIGTLDP is encoded by the coding sequence GTGAACTATTCTGGAAATTTGCAACGCCTGATCGGCCTTGCAATAGCGGCCGCGCTCTGCACGGGCTGCTCGGGGCCGGGAGGATCTGGTCTGCTCACACCGCAAGGAGCAGCCGCGGCGCAAGCGCCAATGGTGAAGCCGGGCGCGATGGGCCAGGCATCGTTGCGGGCCATACACGGTTCTCCGGATGCCGGCGCCGTTGACATCTACGTCTATTCAAAAGGCGCCAAGCGGCCGAAACAACCAACGATCGCCAACGCACAATATCCGCAGATTACCGACTTCCTCAGCGTGCCGGCCGGTGCGTATACCGTCGACGTCGTGAAGTTCGGCTCGATGGGACCCGCAGTCGCGTCAGAGGACGTACGATTGAAGGGGGGCGCCAGCTATAGCGTCGTGGTTGCAGGCCAAGTCTCCGCGCAAACGCTACGCTTCGTTAACTTTGTCGAACCCAATGAATCTTCGAGCGAGACGGCCCTCGTGGTCCATCATGCGTCTCCCTACGTGCAGCAAGTCCTTAACGGCCCGGTTGCCGTCGGGGTCTACGATGCGGCGCAAAAAGTGCCGCCGGAGGTTTCCACCGTATTCGAATTCGCCCTCGCGAAAGGCACAAGCGGGCCCGCAAAAAGCGGCAAGGTTTCGGGCGGCGAATTCTTTTTATCGCCCTTGCCTTCGACGCTGCCAAAGTCCGTTGGTTTTGCCGCTGGGGCACCGGGCGCAAGCGGTATGTTTGCACCGCTGATTGCAGCGAACATCACCGGTCTCGCGAAAGGCCTCAAGCATAAGACCGACAGCGAGAAAGCGTTACTAGGCGACAAATCATCCGAGATTCCGAGCGACGCGCACCTTTCGGTCTTTGCCATCGATACGAAGTCCGCTGCACGGCTGATCGGAACCCTCGATCCGTAG
- a CDS encoding TIGR01777 family oxidoreductase, which produces MTGASGLIGRALAHAFHERGWVAVPLLRRPDPGQLETLDAVINLAGEPIDGRWTLEKKTEIRQSRVEGTRALVRALSACRRKPRVLVSASAVGYYGDRGDEPLFETSPPGNDFLATVCRDWEREAFGAQALGIRTVVMRTGIVLARDGGALPKIARPFAFGAGGPLGSGRQFVPWIALDDIVGLYLLAIETETVRGAVNAVSPDVATNARVAQAIGAAMYRPALAPAPPFALRAMLGEFAESLLISQLVLPAVAASAGYVWREKRLETALQHLFNPDAAGTPAVLQTFASQQFVPLPVEEIFAFFSDARNLEAITPSSLHFTIKSGAAAIQEGSVIEYDLRLHGVPLSWKTLIAKWNPPHGFVDVQLRGPYALWEHEHTFMEIPGGTVIADDVTYALPFAPFSAIALPLVRHDVEAIFAYRREEIERRFASEPAAAAAPR; this is translated from the coding sequence ATGACGGGTGCCAGTGGACTCATCGGGCGGGCTCTCGCCCATGCCTTTCACGAGCGGGGCTGGGTCGCGGTTCCGTTGCTGCGGCGACCGGACCCCGGGCAGCTGGAGACGCTCGATGCGGTCATCAACCTGGCCGGTGAGCCGATCGACGGCCGCTGGACCCTTGAAAAGAAAACGGAGATCCGGCAGTCGCGCGTCGAGGGCACGCGCGCCCTCGTCCGGGCTCTCTCGGCCTGCCGCAGGAAGCCGCGCGTACTGGTGAGCGCGTCGGCCGTAGGGTACTACGGCGATCGCGGCGACGAACCGCTCTTCGAAACCTCGCCGCCCGGCAACGATTTCCTCGCAACGGTCTGTCGAGACTGGGAGCGCGAGGCGTTTGGCGCGCAGGCGCTGGGGATTCGCACGGTCGTCATGCGCACCGGCATCGTGCTTGCACGCGACGGCGGCGCGTTACCGAAAATCGCGCGCCCGTTTGCCTTTGGCGCCGGCGGCCCGCTCGGCAGCGGGCGACAGTTCGTACCATGGATTGCGCTCGACGATATCGTCGGCCTCTACCTCCTTGCCATCGAGACCGAGACGGTGCGCGGCGCGGTCAATGCGGTCTCGCCCGACGTCGCAACCAACGCGCGCGTCGCGCAAGCGATCGGCGCGGCGATGTACCGCCCCGCGCTCGCGCCCGCACCTCCGTTTGCGCTGCGCGCGATGCTCGGCGAGTTTGCCGAAAGCCTTCTCATCAGTCAGCTCGTGCTGCCGGCCGTTGCCGCGAGCGCCGGCTACGTGTGGCGCGAGAAGCGACTCGAAACGGCGCTGCAGCATCTCTTCAATCCGGACGCGGCGGGCACGCCGGCGGTACTGCAAACCTTTGCATCGCAGCAGTTCGTGCCGCTGCCGGTGGAGGAGATATTCGCCTTCTTCTCCGACGCGCGCAATCTCGAAGCGATCACGCCGTCGTCGCTACATTTCACGATTAAGAGTGGCGCGGCGGCTATCCAAGAGGGTAGCGTCATCGAGTACGATCTGCGCCTGCACGGCGTGCCACTCTCCTGGAAGACGCTCATCGCCAAGTGGAACCCGCCGCATGGCTTCGTCGACGTGCAGCTGCGCGGCCCGTACGCACTCTGGGAACACGAGCACACCTTCATGGAAATTCCCGGAGGCACCGTGATCGCCGACGACGTGACGTACGCGCTGCCGTTCGCGCCGTTCAGCGCGATCGCGCTGCCATTGGTGCGCCACGACGTAGAAGCGATCTTCGCCTATCGGCGCGAGGAGATCGAACGTCGCTTCGCTTCGGAGCCGGCGGCGGCTGCTGCACCGCGGTAA
- a CDS encoding RHS repeat-associated core domain-containing protein, with protein sequence GSAALTISDSTGTTNSFAAYGSLYKTKEFLPQISRMVASLSNGPYSSGGWSDVRGTSFDGLDRPLKKFELAFGTVPVTKNTYDASGQYDLLNQTTNAVGQITTYAYDHIDRVNQITFSGTSPLADGRSYTYDADGRTATATNSQLGTLSYVYDVDGDMTSVTEPAQAGAQSLICYAYYPDGMRAYLGIGEPSLDSCGTNTNGITAQNPSNGGIRQPQIFSYAYTEDGLLAAQVVNWGINQEKFSWTYTPSQRETSETDPLYQQVAYQPPNGSTQIQFGEKTYQYDQYGRVNQLVFPAGYTESNPVYDYDDELAGYAQGVPQPTITRYLTLNARGELLGDFPQQNPPPGSTWAQGPTYSANGAQLGNGSTCTGTNPVQAPPNALQVDVRSNMVTAILNPGCAQGIPGAFVYTYDGAGRQINVTDWPSWPNGGGTQGASTTDYDAENHVADTQNGVTSSTALWGPDTHQRVDTSTSNSQSETDSAHWDGETILFSSSNPGSPKLYIGKFATMDYAGDITVIDRDQSGAEVTAHGYQSGNLGLPPWITNGNWYDGWSTGTVRTLYVYKAQKMYPVQLFPGNCNVTNTNNNYYTCPTTANGAFAMKRADGYAMVGGLVQGARTYDPTSGQWLTPDPYAGDIRDPLSQKPFMWNNNNPVQWSDPSGYEGCEPGTCGIDPIHPPQPPANAETYGKLEGHIGPASVSITVTERSGAFLSLGATGNLKTVVGNLVNLTKGRLSAGASLTGGVCLPSAGKSCGDVLKEGSGGMSLSVGEGINATVEGQRNGSGFLVGGGISLGPPGLNASGGYGVRVTDGAKQKHAATKRY encoded by the coding sequence GGTTCGGCCGCGCTCACGATCTCCGACAGCACAGGCACAACGAACAGTTTCGCCGCCTACGGCAGCCTCTACAAGACGAAAGAGTTTCTGCCGCAGATCTCGAGGATGGTCGCAAGTTTGAGTAACGGTCCATACTCAAGCGGCGGTTGGAGTGACGTTCGCGGCACGAGCTTTGACGGACTCGATCGGCCGCTCAAGAAATTCGAGCTTGCTTTCGGCACGGTCCCGGTGACGAAGAATACCTACGACGCGTCCGGTCAGTATGACCTGCTCAACCAGACAACCAACGCCGTCGGACAAATCACAACGTATGCCTACGACCATATCGACCGCGTCAACCAGATTACGTTCAGCGGCACCAGCCCGCTCGCCGATGGCCGAAGCTATACATATGATGCGGACGGCAGAACGGCGACGGCGACGAACTCTCAGCTCGGGACCTTGAGTTACGTCTACGATGTCGATGGCGATATGACGAGCGTGACGGAACCCGCGCAGGCGGGAGCCCAATCGCTGATCTGTTACGCATATTATCCCGACGGTATGCGTGCGTATCTCGGGATCGGCGAACCCAGTCTTGACAGCTGCGGCACGAATACGAACGGCATCACGGCGCAAAATCCAAGCAACGGTGGCATCCGCCAACCACAAATCTTCAGCTACGCTTATACCGAGGACGGCCTTCTCGCAGCGCAAGTCGTAAACTGGGGCATCAATCAGGAGAAGTTTTCATGGACATATACCCCGAGCCAGCGTGAGACGAGCGAGACCGATCCACTCTATCAGCAGGTCGCATATCAGCCGCCGAACGGTAGCACCCAGATTCAATTCGGGGAGAAGACGTATCAATACGACCAGTACGGCCGCGTAAACCAGTTAGTGTTTCCCGCAGGATACACAGAATCCAACCCGGTCTACGATTACGACGACGAGCTCGCTGGCTATGCGCAGGGCGTACCGCAGCCTACGATCACGCGCTACCTTACGCTGAATGCCAGAGGCGAACTGCTTGGTGATTTTCCGCAACAAAATCCGCCACCGGGAAGCACGTGGGCGCAGGGGCCGACCTATTCGGCGAACGGTGCGCAACTGGGGAACGGAAGCACGTGCACCGGGACTAATCCTGTACAGGCGCCCCCGAACGCGCTGCAAGTCGACGTCCGCAGCAACATGGTGACGGCGATTCTCAACCCGGGCTGCGCCCAAGGCATCCCCGGGGCGTTTGTTTATACGTACGACGGCGCCGGTCGGCAGATCAATGTGACGGACTGGCCGAGTTGGCCTAACGGCGGGGGCACCCAAGGAGCATCGACGACGGACTACGATGCGGAAAACCATGTCGCGGACACCCAGAACGGCGTTACAAGTTCCACTGCGCTGTGGGGGCCCGACACCCATCAGCGTGTCGATACATCGACGTCAAACAGCCAGAGCGAAACAGACTCGGCGCACTGGGACGGCGAGACGATCCTATTTTCCAGCTCCAACCCCGGTTCGCCTAAGCTCTATATCGGCAAGTTCGCGACGATGGACTACGCCGGGGACATCACAGTCATTGATCGCGATCAGAGCGGGGCCGAGGTCACCGCCCATGGCTACCAGTCAGGCAACCTCGGACTTCCGCCGTGGATCACCAACGGGAACTGGTACGACGGTTGGTCAACAGGCACTGTGAGGACGCTCTACGTTTACAAAGCCCAAAAAATGTACCCCGTTCAACTCTTCCCTGGCAACTGCAACGTGACCAATACGAATAACAACTACTACACGTGCCCGACCACCGCGAATGGGGCGTTCGCCATGAAGCGAGCAGATGGCTACGCCATGGTCGGCGGACTAGTCCAGGGGGCCCGCACCTATGATCCGACCAGCGGCCAGTGGCTCACGCCCGATCCGTATGCGGGCGATATAAGAGACCCTCTATCGCAAAAGCCCTTCATGTGGAATAATAACAATCCGGTCCAATGGAGCGACCCGAGCGGATATGAAGGATGCGAACCCGGAACTTGTGGTATTGACCCGATCCATCCGCCGCAACCCCCGGCAAATGCGGAAACGTATGGCAAGTTAGAGGGGCACATCGGGCCCGCATCGGTTTCCATCACCGTAACAGAACGCAGTGGAGCCTTTTTGAGCCTAGGCGCCACCGGTAACTTGAAAACAGTTGTCGGCAACCTGGTTAACCTCACAAAGGGAAGGTTGAGCGCAGGCGCGTCTCTCACCGGGGGAGTGTGCCTTCCTTCTGCAGGCAAGAGTTGCGGAGACGTCCTTAAGGAAGGGAGCGGTGGTATGAGTCTCAGCGTGGGAGAGGGTATAAACGCTACTGTAGAGGGTCAACGCAATGGCAGCGGCTTCTTGGTAGGCGGAGGCATATCGCTGGGCCCCCCTGGACTTAATGCATCAGGAGGTTACGGTGTTCGCGTCACCGATGGCGCTAAGCAAAAGCATGCCGCAACCAAGCGGTATTAG
- the crtI gene encoding phytoene desaturase family protein → MGISGKRAVVVGAGIAGLTAAARLAKEGYATTLLEKGADAGGRAGRLEREGFRFDLGPTLLFMPDVFRAAFAACGADFDREVPLARLPVNYRLHFADGRTLELSPVLSDTLASLESFAPGSGRSLLRYLAGSARAYELAREHFVGRRIKSAWQFLSPRSIGALVASGAFRSLRATAARAFGTSELAAALSFQTMYLGMSPFASPELYRLLLFTEMGEGIFYPQGGMYALVSALERVARARGALLQYGIEVDGVVRKGDTVVGVRAGDVTYPCDVALFTADLPHAFETILGEKHRSTSMRLTPSALLLYVALDKRYCGLRHHEFLMPADLRETCRDIFERGIFPRDPAIYLAAPSGTDPGCAPDGKEALYVLVPVPNLRGSIAWETETEALAAEVLERIERRLLSGLRGRVRWFETRTPRDFARTLNLYGGAAFGLSHDLLQIGPFRPDTRHPRLRNLYFAGASTRPATGLPLVTMSAMQTVERICEEVPA, encoded by the coding sequence GTGGGGATCTCTGGGAAACGCGCGGTCGTGGTCGGGGCGGGCATAGCCGGCCTTACCGCGGCGGCTCGGTTAGCAAAGGAAGGCTATGCGACGACGCTGCTCGAGAAGGGTGCCGACGCAGGCGGCCGCGCCGGCCGGCTGGAGCGTGAGGGCTTCCGCTTCGATCTCGGGCCGACGCTGCTGTTCATGCCCGACGTCTTCCGCGCGGCCTTTGCGGCGTGCGGCGCCGATTTCGACCGTGAGGTGCCTCTGGCGCGTCTTCCGGTGAACTATCGGCTGCATTTTGCCGACGGGCGCACGCTCGAACTGTCGCCCGTGCTCTCCGACACCCTGGCGTCGCTCGAGAGCTTCGCGCCCGGCTCGGGTCGCTCGCTCTTGCGCTACCTCGCCGGCAGCGCGCGTGCGTACGAACTCGCGCGCGAACACTTTGTCGGCAGGCGTATCAAGAGCGCCTGGCAGTTTCTCTCGCCGCGTTCGATCGGTGCGCTCGTGGCGAGCGGCGCATTTCGCTCGCTGCGCGCGACCGCGGCGCGCGCGTTCGGCACGTCCGAACTCGCGGCCGCGCTCTCCTTTCAAACGATGTACCTCGGCATGTCGCCGTTTGCGAGCCCCGAGTTGTACCGCCTCTTGCTCTTCACCGAGATGGGCGAGGGCATTTTCTACCCCCAAGGTGGGATGTACGCTTTGGTTTCGGCGCTCGAGCGAGTCGCACGCGCACGCGGCGCCCTGCTCCAGTACGGCATCGAGGTTGACGGCGTGGTGCGCAAAGGCGACACCGTCGTCGGCGTGCGTGCCGGCGACGTTACCTATCCGTGCGACGTCGCGCTCTTTACCGCCGATCTTCCCCATGCGTTCGAAACGATTCTCGGCGAAAAACATCGCTCAACTTCGATGCGGCTGACGCCATCGGCGCTGCTGCTCTACGTAGCGCTCGACAAGCGCTATTGCGGCCTGCGCCATCACGAGTTTCTCATGCCGGCCGATCTGCGCGAAACGTGCCGCGATATCTTCGAGCGCGGCATCTTTCCGCGCGATCCCGCGATCTATCTGGCGGCGCCATCGGGTACCGATCCCGGCTGCGCACCCGACGGAAAGGAAGCGCTCTACGTGCTCGTTCCGGTTCCGAACTTGCGCGGCAGCATCGCGTGGGAGACGGAGACCGAGGCGCTTGCCGCCGAGGTCCTCGAGCGCATCGAGCGCCGGCTTTTGAGCGGATTGCGCGGGCGGGTGCGCTGGTTCGAGACGCGCACGCCGCGCGATTTCGCACGTACGCTCAATCTGTACGGCGGCGCGGCGTTCGGGTTGTCGCACGATCTGCTGCAGATCGGTCCATTTCGGCCGGACACCCGCCATCCGCGCTTGCGCAACCTCTACTTTGCAGGCGCGAGCACGCGCCCGGCGACGGGGCTTCCGCTCGTCACGATGAGCGCCATGCAGACCGTCGAGCGAATCTGCGAAGAAGTGCCCGCATGA